The Hyphomicrobium sp. 99 genome contains the following window.
ATGGCCGCGGCGGTCGCTCCCGCCATCGCAATCGACGCGGGAATGTGGCGTTGATCGAAAAACTTCAGCGCTGTGCCGAATGAAGATTTGATCCGCGTGTCCATAACGTCGACGGAATAGATCTCGTCGAGCGTGAGGTGCGTTATGTAGCCGACGAACATGAACACAGCCGCGAGCCACGAAACGCCATCAGGCTTGCCCAGGAGATGCCGAAACACGATCGCTGTCGCAACCGCCGAGAAGACCGCGGCGAGGATTGAATGCCAAATCCCTCTGTGCACCGAAATCCCATGGAAAATCGCGTGCAGACCGTATCGCACGACGAGCAGCGTTCCGAGCCACAGCACCCAGAGTTCGGCTATCGAGAATTCGGTCGCCGCGTTGAACAGCACCGCAAATGAAAAGAAAATGGCGAGCCCGGCAAACATGGCTCGGCTCGGCCGAGAATCCTTGAGATCGATATCCGGCAGCACGGAACCGAGCACACCCGCCAAAGTTACCGCGACGAGATTTTGCGGAGCGACAACGTCCGCTGCAAGGGTCAGGGTTGCAAGCGCACCCGTTACGACGGTACCAATCGCGATGTGAGTGGTGAAATTCGCCATGGCTGCCCCAAACCGCAATGCCCGCTCGGAATCCGAGACTTAAGGACTGGCTGGCGGTCCTCTCTTCGGCTAATGGAGCATCAGATTCGCACCGTCCCGACGAGGGCTTGATGCGGCACGGATGTGGATAAGCCCGGCGAGCCGTACCGCTGCCGTGGCACCGGAGACGCTCTCCCCACATGTGGCGCTGCGATTCGAAATATAAGACACATGCATCGCCATCGACGGAACACCGCTCCTAATGTCCACTGCCACTGCAAAAATGAACGACCGAGTTGCACGGATCGCCGCGATCAATATCGCTGTGGCGCTGACGGTCGTTACGTTGAAATATATCGCCTACGCGGTTTCCGGATCGGTTGCTCTCTTCTCCGATGCGCTCGAAAGCATCGTCAACGTGATGACTGCGGTCGCCGCCTACAGCGCCATCCGCCTGAGCGCCAAACCTGCCGACGCCGATCATCCCTTCGGCCATTACAAGGCCGAGTTCCTCGCAGCCATGTTCGAAGGCGCGATGATCGCCGTTGCTGCGCTGCTCATTCTGATCAAAGCCTACTCAGGCATCGTCAACGGCGTCGAGTTCGAGCACCCGGGTCTTGGCCTCGCAATCAACGTCCTGTCCACGGTCATCAATGCCGCTTGGGCGTGGTCGATGATCCGGCGGGGCACGGAATGGCGCTCACCCGCACTTGTCGCTGACGGCCAGCACCTGTTTACGGATGTCATCACGTCGGTCGGCGTCGTCGTCGGCCTGACGGTCGCGATCCTGACGGGCTGGTACTTCCTCGACCCATTGATCGCCGCAGTGGTCGCGCTGCACATTCTATTCGTGGGCTACAGGATAGCGACGGAATCCATGTCGCGATTGATGGATCAGGCTGCGAGCCCCGAAATCGAAGGCCGGATTCGCGGTGTCATCGAAGCAAATGGTCACGGCGCGCTCGAGGCCCACGACATCCGCACCAGGCAAGCCGGCCGCGCGCTGTTCATCGAATTTCACCTCGTCGTACCAGGCTCGATGAGCGTCGACGACGCGCACGTCATTTGCGACCGGCTCGAAGATGCGATCGAACGGAGCATCATAGGCTCGGAGGTCGTGATCCACGTCGAGCCGGAATACAAGGCGAAGCCCGAAGAATCGGGGGCCGTACCGCTTTAAGCGCGAACAGCCCAGAGATCGTATTCATCGGCTTCGATGACCTTGCCGCGGATCATGTCGCCCGCTTTGAGTTCGTCTTCGCCGTTCAGGAACACGTTGCCGTCGATATCGGGCGCATCCCACTTCGAGCGCCCGATTGCGCCCTCTTCGTCGACTTCATCGATGATGATGTCGATCGTCGAGCCCACTCTCGCTTGCAGCATCTCACTGCTGACGTCCTTCTGCGCGACCATGAAGCGATGCCAGCGCTCTTCCTTCACCTCTTCCGGAACCGCGCCCTCGATCGCGTTGGCCCGCGCGCCGTCCACGGCTTCATATTTGAAGCAGCCGGCACGGTTGATCTTCGCTTCCTTCAGCCAGTTGAGCAGGAACTGGAAATCTTCTTCCGTCTCGCCCGGAAACCCGACGATGAACGTCGAGCGAATGGCGAGGTCGGGACAGACGTCGCGCCAGCGGCGGATACGCTCTGCCGTTTTCTCCTGCGACGCCGGACGGCGCATCGCCTTCAACACGGCCGGAGAGGCGTGCTGAAACGGAATGTCGAGATAGGGCAGAATCTTGCCTTCGGCCATCAACGGAATGACGTCGTCGACGTGGGGATACGGATAGACGTAGTGCATCCGCACCCACGCACCGAGATCGCCCAGCGCCCGTGACAAATCGAGGAACCGCGCTTTGAGCGATCCGCCCTTCCACGGGCTTTCCGCATACTTCAGATCGAGACCGTAGGCGCTCGTATCCTGACTGATGACGAGCAATTCTTTGACACCCGCGCTGACGAGGCGTTCAGCCTCGGTCATCACGTGGTTCGCAGGCCGGCTGGCGAGATCGCCCCGCAACGACGGGATGATGCAGAACGTGCACCGGTTGTTGCAACCTTCGGAAATCTTCAGATAAGCGTAATGGCGCGGCGTGAGCCTAAGCCCCTCGGGCGGCACGAGATCGAGAAAGGGATCATGCAGCGGCGGCACGGCATCGTGGACGGCTTCAACGACCTGCTCGTATTGATGCGGCCCCGTTACGGCGAGAACGCCCGGATGCGCCTCGCGAATCCGGTCCTCTTCCACGCCGAAGCAGCCCGTCACGATCACCCGGCCATTGCCGTTCATCGCTTCGCCGATGGCGTCGAGACTTTCCTTCTTGGCGGAATCGAGAAAACCGCACGTGTTCACCACGACGACGTCGGCGCCCGAATAGTCCCGCGCGATCGAATAACCTTCCGATCTGAGCTTCGTGATGATGCGTTCGCTGTCGACCAGCGCCTTCGGGCACCCGAGCGAAACGAACCCGACCTTGGGCGTGCGCGGTTGCGGCGCGGCAGAGCCATGCGCTAGCCGCCGTACCTTTGCACTTGCCTTTGCCTTGATCTTTGCTGAGGGTCTCGCCATGTTCGCGCTTCTAGCCTTCGGGCCTCGCAAGCGCAATCGCGACACTATAGCAGCTCTCTGAAGATAGCCCCGTGACCGACCTGCAAACCGACCAAGTTGCCGCCAAAACCAGCGCCCCGCTCACCAATCCACGGGCGGCTGCAAGGGCTTGGCTCGAAGCCGGGCGTCCGGTCGCCATTGCGACGGTGATTGACACCTGGGGCTCCGCACCCGTCCGTGCCGGTGGCCAAATGGTAATCGCGGGCGTCGACGAGTTTCAGGGCTCCGTTTCAGGAGGCTGCGTCGAAGCGGACGTCATCAGCGCGGGCCTCGATGTGATCGACACCGGGAAACCGGAGACGTTAAACTTCGGCATCGCCGATGAAACCGCGTGGCGCGCTGGCCTCGCCTGCGGCGGCAAGATACGCGTTTACGTCTCGC
Protein-coding sequences here:
- a CDS encoding metal-dependent hydrolase is translated as MANFTTHIAIGTVVTGALATLTLAADVVAPQNLVAVTLAGVLGSVLPDIDLKDSRPSRAMFAGLAIFFSFAVLFNAATEFSIAELWVLWLGTLLVVRYGLHAIFHGISVHRGIWHSILAAVFSAVATAIVFRHLLGKPDGVSWLAAVFMFVGYITHLTLDEIYSVDVMDTRIKSSFGTALKFFDQRHIPASIAMAGATAAAIMLSPQTTSFVDGLSSRSMWTGLQQRLLPTDKWFGIVEGPRFASRKPDAANGITTSSIGDHPSGEQTGSNHPEEAKPAQEIVQSKPAAEAVPQAAPVTDAPPRSANP
- a CDS encoding cation diffusion facilitator family transporter — protein: MSTATAKMNDRVARIAAINIAVALTVVTLKYIAYAVSGSVALFSDALESIVNVMTAVAAYSAIRLSAKPADADHPFGHYKAEFLAAMFEGAMIAVAALLILIKAYSGIVNGVEFEHPGLGLAINVLSTVINAAWAWSMIRRGTEWRSPALVADGQHLFTDVITSVGVVVGLTVAILTGWYFLDPLIAAVVALHILFVGYRIATESMSRLMDQAASPEIEGRIRGVIEANGHGALEAHDIRTRQAGRALFIEFHLVVPGSMSVDDAHVICDRLEDAIERSIIGSEVVIHVEPEYKAKPEESGAVPL
- the rimO gene encoding 30S ribosomal protein S12 methylthiotransferase RimO, whose amino-acid sequence is MARPSAKIKAKASAKVRRLAHGSAAPQPRTPKVGFVSLGCPKALVDSERIITKLRSEGYSIARDYSGADVVVVNTCGFLDSAKKESLDAIGEAMNGNGRVIVTGCFGVEEDRIREAHPGVLAVTGPHQYEQVVEAVHDAVPPLHDPFLDLVPPEGLRLTPRHYAYLKISEGCNNRCTFCIIPSLRGDLASRPANHVMTEAERLVSAGVKELLVISQDTSAYGLDLKYAESPWKGGSLKARFLDLSRALGDLGAWVRMHYVYPYPHVDDVIPLMAEGKILPYLDIPFQHASPAVLKAMRRPASQEKTAERIRRWRDVCPDLAIRSTFIVGFPGETEEDFQFLLNWLKEAKINRAGCFKYEAVDGARANAIEGAVPEEVKEERWHRFMVAQKDVSSEMLQARVGSTIDIIIDEVDEEGAIGRSKWDAPDIDGNVFLNGEDELKAGDMIRGKVIEADEYDLWAVRA